The stretch of DNA CAGCAACAACAGGTCCTGAGATCTGGAACGACACAGACGGGAAGGTAGACATTTTCGTAGCCGGTGTTGGTACAGGCGGAACGATCACAGGTACAGGCGAGTATCTGAAGAGTCAGAACCCGAATGTGAAAGTAGTAGCTGTTGAGCCGGCAACATCTCCTGTACTTTCTGAGGGAAAAGCCGGCCCGCATAAGATCCAGGGTATCGGCGCAGGCTTCGTTCCGGATACACTTGACACCAAGGTTTATGACGAGATCATCACGGTAGAGAATGAGGATGCATTCGAGACATCCAAACTCCTCACAAAAAAAGAGGGAATCCTTACAGGAATTTCTTCCGGTGCAGCTCTCTATGCTGCGATCCAGCTTGCAAAACGCCCGGAGAACAAGGGTAAAGTGATCGTAGCACTTCTTCCGGACAGTGGAGACCGTTACTACTCCACACCACTGTTTATAAAATAATCGATCCGAAGACCGCTTCTTTTGCCCCGAAGCGAGACTCTGCGGGATTATTTGCGGCGCTCCTGAATGCCTGTTCAAGCAGGCTGCCGGAGCGCCGGTTTTATTCTTGATTTTGACGCACGGCAAAGATATCTGACGCAGGACTTCACGCTATGATGGACTGGATTGTTTTCAGTAATTTATGGAATTGCTATAATTAAGTAAGCACTCTGTGGGGACGTGCTTGTATCTTGCAGCTTTTTCAGGTATAATAGAGAAAACGAATAAAACCTATTAACAATATAAAGAATAAAGTCTGCAAAGCAGACACTGCTATCTGTGCATCACAGAGAAGGGTGCCGGTCATGGAATACAGAGGAATATTTCCGGCTGAACAGCTGCACAATAACAGAAAGAGCAAAAGGCTATGAATCAGAAGAATACTGAAATATTGGAGGTAAATATTACATGAGGATTTCTACAAGAGGAAGATATGCGCTGAGACTGATGTTGGATCTTGCCACAAATTATACAGGAAAACCGATCCGACTGAAGGATGTGGCGAAGCGTCAGGGGATTTCCGATAAATATCTGGAGCAGATCATCTCCATCCTGAACAAAGCAGGCTTTGTCCGCAGTGTCCGTGGCCCTCAGGGCGGCTATGCACTGCAGCAGACCCCGGATAAATACACCATCGGAATGATCCTCCGTCTTACAGAGGGAAGTCTTTCCCCTGTGGAATGTCTGGACGACAACGGGGCCATCTGTGACCGTGAGGAGAACTGTGTCACCCAGATCCTCTGGAAAAAGCTGGACGACGCCATCAAAGGTGTGGTAGATCATATAACACTGGAAGACCTGATGAACTGGCAATCCGTGAAGGCGGACGAGTATATCATATAAAAAAGCTGCGTAAGCAGCTTTTTTTTTATCCCGTTTTTTAACCAACATTTTACAAAACTGCGATTTTATATTTTACCTTCCATTCCTATAATAACACCTGTACTTAAGCAGTGAGCAAGTAAAAATGATCATAGAAATGAGGAGAAAAAATCATGAAAAAAAGAATCGCAGGCATCTTAACAGCAGCACTTATCGGAACTACAGTAATGGGAACAGTTGTAATGGCAGCACCATCCGGAGCGATCGACGTAATTTCCCGTGAGGACGGATCCGGAACACGTGGAGCATTCGTAGAGCTGTTTGGAATCGAAGAAGAAAAAGACGGCGAGAAAGTAGATATGACAACACAGGAAGCAAGCATCACAAACAACACAGATGTAATGCTGACCACAGTAGCAGGAGATGAGAATTCTATCGGATACGTATCCCTGGGTTCCCTGAACGATACAGTAAAAGCAGTAAAGATCGATGGAGCAGAGGCAACAGCAGAGAACGTTGCAGATGATACATACAAGGTAGCACGTCCGTTCAACATCGTAACAGGCGACAAGCTCAGCGATGCAGCACAGGATTTCATTAACTACATCATGAGCTCTGACGGACAGGACATCATCGAAAAAGAAGGCTACATCAAAGTAGATGAAAAAGCAGAGGCATACAAAGCCGGAGATGCAAAAGGCAAAGTCGTAGTTATGGGATCTTCTTCCGTAGGACCTGTAATGGAGAAGCTTGCAGAGGCATATCAGAAAACAAATAAAAACATCACAGTAGAGGTTCAGGTCAGCGACTCCACAACAGGAATCAACAGTGCAGCAGAAGGTGTATGTGATATCGGAATGGCATCCCGTGATCTGAAGGACGAAGAGAAAGATAAAGGAATCAGCTCCGAAGCAATCGCAAGAGATGGTATTGCAGTAATCGTAAACAACGGAAATGACCTTGAGGAACTTTCCAGTGACCAGGTAAAATCCATCTTCACAGGCGACATCACAGACTGGGAAGACGTTACAAAATAATCTCCCGAAATTGCGAAACTGATTATTGAAGTATCTTCCACAGAGCGGCGATCATGACAAGGTCAGGAAAGCCGCTCCGTTATATATCAGCACAGTGGATATCCACTGGAACAGAGAGAAAGGTGTCTTATGAATCATTTAGGAGAAAAGGCCATGAAGGTCGTTTTTCTCATTGCGGCCTGTGCATCGGTTCTCGCAGTATTTCTTATCTGTGTGTTTCTTTTTGCAAATGGCCTTCCTGCAATGGGAAAGATTGGTCCCTTAAAATTCCTCTTCGGAACAGAATGGAGACCGACAAACGATAAATTCGGAATCCTGCCAATGATCGTGGCAAGTATTTATGTAACTGCAGGAGCAATCCTTATCGGAGTTCCGATCGCACTTTTTACCTCCGTATTTATGGCAAGATATTGCCCGAAAAAAATTTATAAACCACTGAAATCCGGTATTGAGCTTATGGCAGGCGTTCCATCCATCGTATATGGCTATTTTGGTCTGGTTCTCTTGGTACCGCTGATCCGCCAGCTGTTCGGCGGAACCGGAAGCAGTATGCTGGCAGCATGTATCCTTCTGGGAATCATGATCCTTCCGACGATCATCGGAGTTACGGAATCGGCAGTACGAAGCGTTCCGGAAAGCTACTATGAAGGCTCACTTGCACTTGGCGCAACAAAAGAAAGAAGCATTTTCTTTGTTATGCTTCCTGCAGCAAAGTCCGGAATCCTGGCAGGTGTTGTCCTTGGGATCGGACGTGCTATCGGTGAGACCATGGCTGTGATCATGGTAGCCGGAAACCAGCCACGTATGCCAAAAGGTCTTCTTCAGGGTGTACGTACCATGACTGCAAATATCGTAACTGAGATGGGATATGCATCAGGACTTCACAGAGAAGCACTGATCGCAACAGGAGTTGTACTCTTTGTATTTATCCTGATCATCAACTTAAGTCTTTCATTGCTGAACAGGAGGGCGGAGCATGCAAACTAACGTATCAGTAACCGCAGATCCTGCGGCAGAAGCAACCATGAAAAAAAGAAATACACTTACCATAGGAGACCAGCTGAAGTCCTATGCAAGACATCCTGGCGCGGGAGTCCTGGCATTCCTTACACTGCTGGGAGCGGTGATCACTTTTGCACTGCTGTTCTTCCTCATCGGCTATGTGCTTGTAAAAGGTATCCCCTATCTGAATGCAAGTCTGTTCAGCCTTACCTATACCTCAGAGAACGTTTCCCTTCTCCCGTCACTGATCAATACCCTGATCATGACACTGGTATCTCTGGCGATTGCCGCTCCGGTAGGAATTTTTGCAGCGATCTTCCTTGTAGAATATGCAAAAAAAGGCAGCCGCTTTGTAAAGCTGATCCGTATTACCGCAGAGACACTTTCCGGTATTCCATCCATCGTATATGGTCTGTTCGGTATGCTGTTCTTTGTAACCACACTGCACTGGGGCATGTCTCTTCTTTCCGGCGCGCTGACCATGGTGATCATGGTACTTCCCCTGATCATGCGTACCGCTGAGGAAGCACTGAAATCTGTTCCGGATTCTTACCGTGAGGCAAGCTTCGGACTTGGAGCAGGCAAGCTCCGTACTATTTTTACGATCGTACTTCCCTCCGCAGTTCCCGGAATCCTGGCAGGTGTGA from Blautia sp. SC05B48 encodes:
- the pstA gene encoding phosphate ABC transporter permease PstA gives rise to the protein MQTNVSVTADPAAEATMKKRNTLTIGDQLKSYARHPGAGVLAFLTLLGAVITFALLFFLIGYVLVKGIPYLNASLFSLTYTSENVSLLPSLINTLIMTLVSLAIAAPVGIFAAIFLVEYAKKGSRFVKLIRITAETLSGIPSIVYGLFGMLFFVTTLHWGMSLLSGALTMVIMVLPLIMRTAEEALKSVPDSYREASFGLGAGKLRTIFTIVLPSAVPGILAGVILAIGRVVGETAALLYTSGTVAAVPNSLMGSGRTLALHMYVLSSEGLHVNQASATAVVILAFVLVINGLSGLVARKIAKG
- a CDS encoding RrF2 family transcriptional regulator, producing MRISTRGRYALRLMLDLATNYTGKPIRLKDVAKRQGISDKYLEQIISILNKAGFVRSVRGPQGGYALQQTPDKYTIGMILRLTEGSLSPVECLDDNGAICDREENCVTQILWKKLDDAIKGVVDHITLEDLMNWQSVKADEYII
- the pstC gene encoding phosphate ABC transporter permease subunit PstC, with amino-acid sequence MNHLGEKAMKVVFLIAACASVLAVFLICVFLFANGLPAMGKIGPLKFLFGTEWRPTNDKFGILPMIVASIYVTAGAILIGVPIALFTSVFMARYCPKKIYKPLKSGIELMAGVPSIVYGYFGLVLLVPLIRQLFGGTGSSMLAACILLGIMILPTIIGVTESAVRSVPESYYEGSLALGATKERSIFFVMLPAAKSGILAGVVLGIGRAIGETMAVIMVAGNQPRMPKGLLQGVRTMTANIVTEMGYASGLHREALIATGVVLFVFILIINLSLSLLNRRAEHAN
- a CDS encoding substrate-binding domain-containing protein, giving the protein MKKRIAGILTAALIGTTVMGTVVMAAPSGAIDVISREDGSGTRGAFVELFGIEEEKDGEKVDMTTQEASITNNTDVMLTTVAGDENSIGYVSLGSLNDTVKAVKIDGAEATAENVADDTYKVARPFNIVTGDKLSDAAQDFINYIMSSDGQDIIEKEGYIKVDEKAEAYKAGDAKGKVVVMGSSSVGPVMEKLAEAYQKTNKNITVEVQVSDSTTGINSAAEGVCDIGMASRDLKDEEKDKGISSEAIARDGIAVIVNNGNDLEELSSDQVKSIFTGDITDWEDVTK